A genomic region of Thermodesulfobacteriota bacterium contains the following coding sequences:
- a CDS encoding DUF4242 domain-containing protein, which produces MPRFLVTRTVPPSLKEEELAAAERLNKNTAEQVGIRWIKSYYSGKDGKFYCEYEAPNIEAIYEHARRAQAPIDFVSLISDEFDPSMFK; this is translated from the coding sequence ATGCCGAGATTTTTAGTCACACGGACGGTGCCTCCGTCGTTAAAAGAGGAAGAACTTGCCGCTGCGGAAAGGCTCAATAAAAACACAGCAGAACAAGTAGGCATAAGGTGGATAAAAAGCTACTATTCGGGAAAGGACGGAAAGTTCTACTGTGAGTATGAAGCGCCAAACATTGAAGCAATATACGAGCATGCAAGACGCGCGCAAGCGCCGATAGATTTCGTCTCTCTCATCTCAGATGAGTTTGATCCTAGTATGTTTAAGTAG
- a CDS encoding DUF4242 domain-containing protein, which yields MPKFLTVRTVPPLTDEQIFASSKRSMAVGEEIGVKWIKSHYSAADGKLYCEWEAPSVEAIYEHAKLLQSPVDSVSLISDEFDPSMFK from the coding sequence ATGCCAAAATTCCTAACAGTGCGGACAGTGCCTCCTTTAACAGACGAGCAGATCTTCGCTTCGTCAAAACGATCCATGGCTGTTGGCGAGGAGATAGGGGTAAAGTGGATAAAGAGCCATTATTCAGCGGCGGATGGAAAGCTCTATTGCGAATGGGAAGCCCCGAGCGTCGAAGCAATTTATGAGCATGCAAAGTTACTGCAAAGTCCGGTAGACTCTGTCTCTCTTATTTCAGATGAATTTGATCCCAGTATGTTTAAGTAG